In the Mycolicibacterium thermoresistibile genome, one interval contains:
- a CDS encoding ESX-1 secretion-associated protein, giving the protein MGGNLEVAASDLTGLAGGQRDVATTLGSAEAATDGVTGKVLQTHGIVCAPTIAALGAAQMSRSNAAKAMERISNDLAEKLDTAAAEYTRTDQQGQQTLDGEMRPG; this is encoded by the coding sequence GTGGGCGGCAACCTGGAAGTCGCGGCCTCGGATCTGACCGGTTTGGCCGGTGGGCAGCGTGATGTCGCAACCACATTGGGATCAGCAGAAGCCGCAACCGACGGGGTGACGGGCAAAGTCCTCCAGACCCACGGCATTGTGTGCGCGCCGACAATAGCCGCACTCGGTGCCGCCCAAATGTCACGCAGTAACGCGGCCAAGGCGATGGAGCGGATCTCCAACGACCTCGCCGAGAAACTGGACACGGCGGCTGCGGAATATACGCGCACGGATCAGCAGGGCCAGCAGACTCTCGATGGGGAGATGCGCCCAGGCTGA
- a CDS encoding YbaB/EbfC family nucleoid-associated protein has translation MTEELHPQVAAVLRHGEQLQSIMDDQLHKMNTQTFTGTDESESVEVILDGHQQLADIRIEDGLLRLGAATVEQRLNEALQKATASAMSSIEADRERIDALVTEMSDDLGQILQ, from the coding sequence GTGACGGAGGAGTTGCATCCCCAGGTCGCCGCGGTGTTGCGGCACGGCGAGCAGCTGCAGTCGATCATGGATGACCAGCTGCACAAGATGAACACCCAAACCTTCACCGGCACTGACGAATCCGAGTCCGTCGAGGTCATCCTCGATGGTCACCAGCAGTTGGCTGACATCCGTATCGAGGACGGGCTGCTGCGACTGGGTGCAGCGACCGTCGAGCAGCGACTGAACGAGGCGCTGCAGAAGGCGACTGCGTCGGCCATGTCGTCGATTGAAGCCGACCGTGAACGGATCGACGCGTTGGTGACTGAGATGTCGGACGATCTCGGACAAATACTGCAGTGA